One genomic segment of Hevea brasiliensis isolate MT/VB/25A 57/8 chromosome 3, ASM3005281v1, whole genome shotgun sequence includes these proteins:
- the LOC131178488 gene encoding short chain aldehyde dehydrogenase 1-like: protein MEASSLLAPIAKRLQGKVALITGGASGIGESTARLFARHGAKVVIADLQSELGPSVAEKICSESGESVSYVHCNVTNESDVENAVNTAVSSHGKLDIMFNNAGTTGKPYYTILSTEHEDFRRVFDVNVYGGFLAAKHASRVMIPEKKGCILFTASVTSAMYGGAYAYAASKHAVVGLTKNLAVELGQYGLRVNCISPGALPTGLTTSAAMDPTQVQKWFAAMSNLKGPILNANDVAEAALYLASDDSKYVTGFNLLV from the exons ATGGAAGCCTCATCCCTGCTAGCTCCCATTGCCAAGAG GTTACAAGGCAAGGTGGCGTTGATAACTGGAGGAGCCAGTGGCATCGGGGAGAGCACTGCAAGACTCTTTGCGAGGCATGGAGCTAAGGTTGTGATTGCAGATCTCCAATCGGAGTTGGGTCCTTCTGTAGCTGAGAAAATCTGTTCGGAATCTGGAGAATCAGTTTCCTACGTCCATTGCAATGTTACCAATGAGTCAGATGTGGAAAACGCAGTGAATACAGCCGTTTCGAGTCATGGAAAGCTTGACATTATGTTCAACAACGCAGGCACCACCGGCAAGCCTTATTACACAATATTATCAACTGAACATGAAGATTTCAGGCGGGTTTTCGATGTTAATGTGTATGGTggattcttggcagccaaacatgcCTCCAGAGTAATGATCCCTGAAAAGAAAGGCTGTATTCTGTTCACTGCAAGTGTTACTTCAGCGATGTATGGCGGGGCATATGCTTATGCAGCATCAAAGCATGCAGTTGTTGGGCTAACCAAGAACTTGGCTGTAGAATTGGGGCAGTATGGATTAAGAGTTAATTGCATTTCCCCTGGCGCATTACCTACTGGTTTAACTACTTCAGCAGCTATGGATCCAACTCAAGTGCAGAAGTGGTTTGCTGCTATGTCAAATCTGAAAGGGCCCATCTTAAATGCAAATGATGTGGCAGAGGCTGCTTTATACCTTGCAAGCGATGATTCCAAATATGTTACTGGCTTTAACCTTTTGGTCTAG
- the LOC110663844 gene encoding short chain aldehyde dehydrogenase 1: MEASSLLAPIAKRLQGKVALITGGASGIGESTARLFARHGAKVVIADVQSELGPSVAEKICSESGESVSYVHCNVTNESDVENAVNTAVSSHGKLDIMFNNAGTTGKPYYTILSTEHEDFRRVFDVNVYGGFLGAKHASRVMIPEKKGCILFTASVTSAMYGGAYAYTASKHAVVGLTKNLAVELGQYGLRVNCISPGALPTGLTTSAAMDPTQVQKWHAAMSNLKGPILNANDVAEAALYLASDDSKYVTGFDLLV, translated from the exons ATGGAAGCCTCATCCCTGCTAGCTCCCATTGCCAAGAG GTTACAAGGCAAGGTGGCGTTGATAACGGGAGGAGCCAGTGGCATCGGGGAGAGCACTGCAAGACTCTTTGCGAGGCATGGAGCTAAGGTTGTGATTGCAGATGTCCAATCGGAGTTGGGTCCTTCTGTAGCTGAGAAAATCTGTTCGGAATCTGGAGAATCAGTTTCCTACGTCCATTGCAATGTTACCAATGAGTCAGATGTGGAAAACGCAGTGAATACAGCCGTTTCGAGTCATGGAAAGCTTGACATTATGTTCAACAACGCAGGCACCACCGGCAAGCCTTATTACACAATATTATCAACTGAACATGAAGATTTCAGGCGGGTTTTCGATGTTAATGTGTATGGTGGATTCTTGGGAGCCAAACATGCCTCCAGAGTAATGATCCCTGAAAAGAAAGGCTGTATTCTGTTCACTGCAAGTGTTACTTCAGCGATGTATGGCGGGGCATATGCTTATACAGCATCAAAGCATGCAGTTGTTGGGCTAACCAAGAACTTGGCTGTAGAATTGGGGCAGTATGGATTAAGAGTTAATTGCATTTCCCCTGGCGCATTACCTACTGGTTTAACTACTTCAGCAGCTATGGATCCAACTCAAGTGCAGAAGTGGCATGCTGCTATGTCAAATCTGAAAGGGCCCATCTTAAATGCAAATGATGTGGCAGAGGCTGCTTTATACCTTGCAAGCGATGATTCCAAATATGTTACTGGCTTTGACCTTTTGGTCTAG